A single region of the Pelobates fuscus isolate aPelFus1 chromosome 4, aPelFus1.pri, whole genome shotgun sequence genome encodes:
- the LOC134607882 gene encoding cold-inducible RNA-binding protein B-like, translating into MSSDDGKLFVGGLSFETDEQNLEQVFSKYGQVSEVVVVKDRETKRSWGFGFVTYENPDDAKDAMMAMNGKSVDGRQIRVDQAGKSSGDRRGGYRGGSSGGRGFFRGGRGHGGGDRGYGGSSRFDNRSGGGYGGSGGSRDYYGSGRSQGSYGDRSGGSYRDSYDSYATHNE; encoded by the coding sequence atGTCTAGTGATGATGGAAAACTCTTTGTTGGTGGTCTGAGCTTCGAGACCGATGAACAGAACTTAGAGCAAGTCTTTAGCAAATATGGCCAGGTTTcagaagtggttgtggtgaaagATCGTGAAACAAAGAGGTCATGGGGCTTTGGCTTTGTCACCTATGAGAATCCTGATGATGCAAAGGATGCAATGATGGCAATGAATGGAAAGTCTGTTGATGGACGTCAGATTCGTGTTGACCAGGCAGGTAAATCCTCAGGAGACCGAAGAGGAGGCTACAGAGGTGGATCATCTGGTGGCAGAGGATTTTTCCGTGGTGGAAGAGGACATGGTGGTGGAGACAGGGGATATGGTGGCAGTAGCCGCTTTGACAACAGAAGTGGTGGAGGATATGGTGGTAGTGGTGGATCCAGGGATTACTATGGCAGTGGCAGGAGTCAAGGTAGCTATGGTGATCGCTCAGGAGGCTCTTACAGGGACAGCTATGACAGTTATGCTACACACAACGAGtaa